DNA from Alphaproteobacteria bacterium SS10:
AGACCGAGAGGTTCTGCTCAACCGTCAGTCGATAGGGAAGCTCAACATAGGGGGAGGAGAAGTTCATCCGTGCGGCGACGGCATAACGATCTTTCGCCATATCGGCGCCAAGGATAATCGCCTTACCTGATGTGGGCGTCAGTAGGCCCAGCAGCATCGCCATGGTGGTGGTCTTACCGGCGCCATTGCCACCAAGCAGGGCAGTCGCGGATCCCGGACCCACATCAAAAGAGACATGATCGACCGCGCGCTCTTGCTCGTAATCTTTGACCAGATCCCGGGTGCTGATGGTGGCCTGCCCATCGGGCAAGGTGATCCGCTCCGCTAGGTCTTTTGGCGGCTTCGGAAGCTTGGGATTTGGGGCGGTGGAGACCGTGTCAGGCATGATGGCCGGAATATGCGCGGATCATCAACGCTTGGCCAGTGTCCATTCTGGTACTACCTCTGTGGCACAGTCGAAAGCTGCTGAAACCGACATTGCACCGATGCCAACTGATTTAACCCAGGCCGATATGGCCGCCGCCGAACCCATGTCGCCAGCCCAAGCGCCCCGTGCGTTTGGCAATGATGGTGCCGATGCCACTGACCGCAGGCTAGGCGAGGGGCGGCGGGGCCGGATCAGCCAACGGTTGCTGATCATGCACCGTTGGATCGCGATTATTGGGCAGACGATTGCTGTTATCGTGGTCCATTACGGCCTCGGCTTTGATATGCCGCTGGTCTCGACCGGTCTGCTGATCTCGGCCTCCGTTATGCTCAACGTGGTGGTGATGGCGCAGCGCAGCAGGGCGGCCCGCCTCGATGATCGTGCGGCGGCACTCTATCTCGCCTTCGATATCCTGCAGCTCAGCGCGTTACTGTATCTGACCGGCGGGTTGCAGAACCCCTTCGCGGTTCTAATGCTGGCGCCCGTTACCGTGGCCGCCACCATGTTGGCGCGACAGGCCGTCTTCGCCGTTGTTGGGTTGGCGATTGCGTGCCTCAGTGTGCTTGCCGTCTTTTATCAGCCGCTGCCTGGTCCGGGTGGATTGTCCTGGGTGATTCCGCCGACCTACCTCGCCGGATTTTGGACCGCTTTGGCGCTCAGCTGCTTTTTCATCAGCGCCTATGTCTACCTGATTGAGCGGGAAGCACGACGCATGTCGGATGCCTTAACGGCGACGCAAATGGCGTTGATCCGTGAACAGAAGGTGTCGGCCCTGGGTGCACTGGCGGCAGCCGCCGCCCACGAGCTCGGCAGCCCACTCTCAACGATCAGGCTGGTGGCGAAAGAGTTGGTCCGTGACCTGCCGCCCGACAGTGCGTTGAAGGAAGATGTGGAATTGCTGGTCAGTGAGAGCGACCGCTGCCGGACCATTTTGACGGAACTATCACGCAAGCCGGAACCAGCAACCGCGAACCCGTTTGATCGCCTTGCCCTACCAACCCTGGTTGAGGAAGTCGCACGCCCTAGGCTGCCGCCAACGGTGAAGTTTGCGCTGGAGATTGATGCGGATCCGGCGATTGAGCCACCCGCAGCTTATTTCGGGCCGGAGCTTCAGCATGGCCTGGGCAATATCATTCAGAATGCCAGCCAGTTTGCCGGGCGGAAGGTAACGGCCCGCCTTTATTGGACCGACCAGGTGGTCATGATCACGATTGAGGATGATGGCCCCGGTTATCCAGCCCATATCCTTGATCGATTGGGCGAGCCCTATGTCTCAGGTCGTGCGACGAAGGGCGAGAATTTGGGCCTTGGTATCTTTATCGCCCAGACGCTTTTGGAGAGCCTGGGCGCTGATCTGAGCTTCAGTAATCCACCGGCTGGTGGGGCACGGGTGACGATTCATTGGCCGCGAAAGCTTTTCGAGCAGGGTCCAACGACCTAAATCAATTCTCGAGTGATAAGAGAGCAAGAACAACCACCAGGGATTTGAGGCCCGTTATGTCGAGCCAATTCACCGCCCCACACCCAACACCTGGCCCCGCTGGTCAGCTTGACACCTCGCAAACCCTGCTGATCGTCGATGATGATCGGCCGTATCGCGAGCGCCTTGCCCGCGCGATGGAGAAGCGCGGTTTTGTCGTTAGCCAAGCCGATACGGTGGATGAAGGCATGGACATGGCCAGGCAGGTTCAGCCGCGCTTTGCCGTCCTTGATCTTCGCCTAACCGATGGCAGTGGCCTGGACATTGTGAGTGCCCTGCGTGAGGTGCGGCCCGATTGCCGAATTGTCATGGTAACCGCCTACGGCAATATCGCGACGGCGGTGGCAGCGGTGAAAGCCGGTGCGGTTGATTACCTCTCTAAGCCGACCGATGCTGATGCGGTTGAGGCTGCGTTATTGTCGCCTGGTGATCGGGCCCTGCCGGAACCGCCAGAGAACCCAATGCCGGCCGACCGCGTTCGGTGGGAGCATATCTTGCGGGTTTATGAGCAATGCGATCGCAACGTGTCGGAAACGGCGCGACGCCTGCGAATGCACCGCCGTACCCTGCAACGTATTCTGGCCAAGCATGCGCCGCGCGAAGGTGCGTAGGCTTTCGCTCTAGCATTTCCGGGGGGATGGTCGTAGAACCCCAACCGCTATGACAGATATGAACGACATTTTGACCGGGCTGGTCGGGCGCCTGAACCAGGCATCCGTGCTTTGCATCGGCGACATCATGCTGGACCGCTTCGTCTACGGATCGGTTGACCGCATCTCGCCTGAGGCGCCAATCCCGGTTATTCGCGTGACCCGTCAGACCACCTCCCTTGGTGGTGTCGGCAACGTGGCTGCCAATGTGCACGCGCTGGGCGCGAAGGTTATGATTGCCGCCGTTGTCGGCGACGATGGCGCCGGTGCGGATATCCGCGCCATGACGGCTGAACTGATTGGCACCGATAATGGTCTGATCACCAGTAATGATCGTCCGACCACGCAGAAAACCCGTTATCTCGCCCGGAACCAGCAGCTGCTGCGTTCTGATGAAGAGAGCACGGTTTCCTTACCAGCCCTAGCGCGTCGTAAGCTGATCGACACGGCCCTCGCACAGATTGAAGAGGCGACCGCCGTTGTCCTCTCT
Protein-coding regions in this window:
- a CDS encoding ActS/PrrB/RegB family redox-sensitive histidine kinase: MSPAQAPRAFGNDGADATDRRLGEGRRGRISQRLLIMHRWIAIIGQTIAVIVVHYGLGFDMPLVSTGLLISASVMLNVVVMAQRSRAARLDDRAAALYLAFDILQLSALLYLTGGLQNPFAVLMLAPVTVAATMLARQAVFAVVGLAIACLSVLAVFYQPLPGPGGLSWVIPPTYLAGFWTALALSCFFISAYVYLIEREARRMSDALTATQMALIREQKVSALGALAAAAAHELGSPLSTIRLVAKELVRDLPPDSALKEDVELLVSESDRCRTILTELSRKPEPATANPFDRLALPTLVEEVARPRLPPTVKFALEIDADPAIEPPAAYFGPELQHGLGNIIQNASQFAGRKVTARLYWTDQVVMITIEDDGPGYPAHILDRLGEPYVSGRATKGENLGLGIFIAQTLLESLGADLSFSNPPAGGARVTIHWPRKLFEQGPTT
- a CDS encoding ActR/PrrA/RegA family redox response regulator transcription factor — protein: MSSQFTAPHPTPGPAGQLDTSQTLLIVDDDRPYRERLARAMEKRGFVVSQADTVDEGMDMARQVQPRFAVLDLRLTDGSGLDIVSALREVRPDCRIVMVTAYGNIATAVAAVKAGAVDYLSKPTDADAVEAALLSPGDRALPEPPENPMPADRVRWEHILRVYEQCDRNVSETARRLRMHRRTLQRILAKHAPREGA